The Microbacterium sp. Nx66 genome contains a region encoding:
- a CDS encoding very short patch repair endonuclease, producing the protein METSPASAGSDSWASSPGARASMRANRGRDTGPEMLVRRLVHRSGLRYRVSARPERDLRRTADLLFRRARVAVFLDGCFWHGCPDHHQSPKSNATFWSDKVTANRARDADTTRVLSERGWSVVRIWEHEIRTDAHDVAARIVREVRRRSPDPLPEKGVENGTEEPGHVSAPDDESPVE; encoded by the coding sequence ATGGAGACGTCGCCGGCATCCGCGGGATCCGATTCGTGGGCGAGCAGTCCGGGAGCGAGAGCGAGCATGCGCGCTAACCGTGGACGCGATACGGGACCGGAGATGCTCGTACGACGCCTCGTCCATCGGTCCGGTCTCCGATATCGCGTCAGCGCTCGTCCTGAGCGAGACCTGCGCCGCACCGCCGACCTTCTGTTCCGACGGGCTCGGGTCGCTGTGTTCCTTGACGGCTGCTTCTGGCACGGGTGTCCTGATCACCATCAGTCTCCGAAATCGAACGCGACGTTCTGGTCTGACAAGGTCACGGCGAATCGAGCTCGCGATGCCGACACCACCCGTGTCCTCAGCGAACGAGGTTGGTCGGTCGTGCGCATCTGGGAGCATGAGATCCGGACGGACGCACATGACGTGGCCGCCCGGATCGTCAGGGAAGTGCGACGGAGGTCACCCGACCCGTTGCCCGAGAAGGGTGTCGAGAACGGGACCGAAGAACCCGGTCACGTTTCCGCCCCCGACGACGAAAGTCCTGTCGAGTAG